GTATCTTATTCTCATCCGCTTCGTTAGTGTCGGGGTCAATATAGATATTGTTGAGTTTAGCTGAGACCACCTGATAGCGGTTCTGCATAGTGGTTTTTAGCAGCGAAGCCAACTCTTGCTTCTCCTCTTCATTGTTATTGGAAGCTAATGAGTCCGTTTCTTTTACGAAAGAGCCAAAGTCTACCCGGGTCATCAATTCGGTTGGCTTACGAATGAACCGATAATCGCGTTTTTCCAAATCTTTAACAATACCGGTGAATTTATGATCCTTGAGTTGTGCTTTAGCAATCGGACTAATATTTAATTTTTTAGCTTTATTGATTTCGGTAATCTTGGTGTTTAGCTCATCTACGAAGGAGTCTTCGTCCATTTTAAAGTTAAACTTAGTCTCGGCATCTAATTCAGATATTTTAACGGGTATCTCCAGTTTAACGGAGGGCATGGTAAAGCGCGGCACCCTAAAGTAGCGAAGGTATTCGTGTTCGGCGTAAGCTTTCGCCACTTCTACCGACTGCTCATCGGCCAGCTTACGAGCCTGAATTATCTCACTGTGAAGATAATTCAGGTAGTCTGAAAGTTTAATCATTATCCTCCAGCCAGCAGATTAAGCACATTTTCCAAGCCAGCGGGCATTTCGTCGTTCGTGGCTTTCACCTTCACACCCATTGTGTACTGTTTTTCCACTTTTACTCCGGTACTGGCTGAACGCCGGTACGATGCCGAAACCTTAAATTTCACTGGCCCCCAGCCACCTTGACCACTGGCATTGAGACCAAAAGAGTTACTTACATCTTTAGAAAATACTGAATTAAGCTTCACATTAAAGTCAATATCTACGGTTTCGATGCGTAGGCTGGGAATATTCAGTATGGAAATAAAGGGTACATTAATTTTAATATCTTCCGGAGTGCCGTCTTCGCCAGTCTTCTTATAGCTAAAGTCTACCATTCGAATTTGCTCCTGATCGTCAAAGCCAACCTCTTTAATAAAGTTGACGGTTGACATAGATGCATTGGCTTGGGCGTTTACTGCTGCCGTTAGTGGCCCGCTGATAAGTTTTTCAAAATCAATGCTACCTAGTTCGGCGGCAAAATTGGCGTCAGCAGCATTCATCGTTCCAAATGAGCCATCGTCGCCTTCCATCAGATTGAAGACACCACGTAGTACTTCTTGAGGCAAATTTTGCATGCCATTCTCCCACTGAGAATCGTATTTAGCCAGATAATCCTCCAGCACACTAAGCTGCTCGCTCTTTTTTAGGTCACTAAATTCCGAAGGTTCTACACCACTGATGTTGGCCCGCTGATCGGCCGGAATAATGGAGGTAAGATGCGTAAAGATTTGTTCCAGCTCAGACTTGGTCTTCTTGCTAAGATCTTGTTCTAATACTTGCTTCAGGGAGTTCATAAAGTTTGGCTTATCGAGGTGATACAATTGTTTGATAGTAGTGTATGCTGTCTACTCAATTGTCACCTATGATGCACCATCTTTTTGATATCAACCCATGAAACACACTTTTCTTAATGGTTGGCAACCAGTGGTTACTATCAATCAACTAATGTGTCGGTAGCTAAGTATTGATTGTCTTTATTATAATACCAGGCTCGTACTTTAGGCATTTTTATACCGCTGACCGTCGCTTCCTCAGAAAGCAAGATATACTCGCCACTGTCGGGGAGCATTTCACCAGATTCATTAGTTTTATAGAACTGATATACTTGCAGGGCGTAGGTTTCGGGGTG
This region of Tunicatimonas pelagia genomic DNA includes:
- a CDS encoding DUF2589 domain-containing protein, translating into MNSLKQVLEQDLSKKTKSELEQIFTHLTSIIPADQRANISGVEPSEFSDLKKSEQLSVLEDYLAKYDSQWENGMQNLPQEVLRGVFNLMEGDDGSFGTMNAADANFAAELGSIDFEKLISGPLTAAVNAQANASMSTVNFIKEVGFDDQEQIRMVDFSYKKTGEDGTPEDIKINVPFISILNIPSLRIETVDIDFNVKLNSVFSKDVSNSFGLNASGQGGWGPVKFKVSASYRRSASTGVKVEKQYTMGVKVKATNDEMPAGLENVLNLLAGG